A stretch of the Geovibrio thiophilus genome encodes the following:
- the metK gene encoding methionine adenosyltransferase, with product MDQKKYVFTSESVTEGHPDKIADQISDAILDAMLTDDPMSRVACETMVTTGLVIVAGEVTTRTYVDIPGVVRETIKDIGYTRAKYGFDYETCGVISTIDKQSPDIAMGVDTGGAGDQGLMFGFACDETEELMPLPIMLAHKLTMQLSKVRKNEVLPYLRPDGKSQVTIEYDGYKPVRVDTVVISSQHSNEIKLKDLREDIIEKVIKPVIPADLLDEEHIKYHINPTGRFVIGGPMGDCGLTGRKIIVDTYGGAGRHGGGAFSGKDPSKVDRSAAYAARWVAKNIVAGGFAKRCEIQVAYAIGVAEPVSVNVNTFGTSTVPESEIERAVGKVFDLTPKGIMEALDLRKPIFRKTAAYGHFGRNEFSWEKTNKVDELKKIIG from the coding sequence ATGGATCAAAAGAAATATGTGTTTACTTCCGAGTCAGTTACGGAAGGGCACCCTGACAAGATTGCAGACCAGATTTCCGATGCCATTCTTGACGCCATGCTCACTGACGACCCCATGAGCAGGGTTGCCTGCGAAACAATGGTTACGACAGGGCTTGTTATAGTTGCCGGAGAGGTTACCACAAGAACCTATGTGGACATTCCCGGCGTGGTGAGAGAAACGATAAAAGACATAGGCTACACCAGAGCCAAATACGGCTTTGATTACGAAACCTGCGGGGTTATCTCCACCATCGACAAACAGTCTCCTGATATTGCAATGGGTGTTGACACAGGCGGGGCTGGGGATCAGGGGCTTATGTTCGGTTTTGCGTGCGATGAAACCGAGGAACTCATGCCTCTGCCAATAATGCTTGCCCATAAGCTTACCATGCAGCTCTCCAAAGTTCGTAAAAATGAAGTTCTTCCCTATCTCAGACCGGACGGAAAATCACAGGTAACAATAGAATACGACGGATATAAACCTGTCAGGGTCGACACGGTAGTCATATCCTCTCAGCACTCCAACGAAATTAAGCTGAAAGACCTCAGAGAGGATATAATAGAAAAAGTAATCAAGCCTGTTATCCCTGCGGATCTCCTTGATGAAGAACATATAAAATATCACATAAACCCCACGGGGAGATTCGTTATCGGCGGTCCCATGGGCGACTGCGGTCTTACCGGAAGAAAAATCATCGTTGACACTTACGGCGGCGCTGGAAGACACGGCGGCGGCGCTTTCAGCGGAAAAGACCCGTCCAAGGTGGACAGAAGCGCGGCTTACGCAGCCAGATGGGTTGCCAAAAACATTGTTGCCGGCGGATTCGCCAAAAGATGTGAGATTCAGGTAGCTTACGCCATAGGCGTTGCAGAGCCTGTTTCCGTAAACGTAAACACTTTTGGTACGTCAACCGTACCCGAATCTGAAATAGAAAGAGCTGTGGGCAAGGTGTTTGACCTCACTCCCAAGGGTATTATGGAAGCTCTTGACTTAAGAAAACCTATTTTCAGGAAGACTGCCGCTTACGGTCACTTCGGCAGAAACGAATTTTCATGGGAAAAAACCAATAAAGTTGACGAGCTTAAAAAAATCATAGGCTGA
- the ahcY gene encoding adenosylhomocysteinase, which yields MSSSDYKIRDISLAEFGRKEIQIAEHEMPGLMAVREKYAESKPLEGVRIMGSLHMTVQTAVLIETLTALGADVRWCSCNIFSTQDHAAAAIAAAGVPVFAWKGETLEEYWWCTDQALKFPGGKGPELIVDDGGDATLMIHLGYKGEKDPSLFDKQVNTEDEKQLFGLLKSIYKEDATRWAKTVAEWRGVSEETTTGVHRLYQMLEKGELLVPAVNVNDSVTKSKFDNLYGCRESLIDGIKRATDVMIAGKVAVVCGYGDVGKGSAQSLRGQGARVIITEIDPICALQAAMEGYEVTTIEETLGRADIYVTTTGNRDIIRIEHMEKMKDQAIICNIGHFDNEIQVEKLENYKDIKKLNIKPQVDKYTFPDGHEIFLLAEGRLVNLGCAMGHPSFVMSNSFANQTLAQLDLWENRDKYKPGVYMLPKVLDEEVARLHLEKIGVRLTTLTKEQADYIGVPIEGPYKPDHYRY from the coding sequence ATGAGTTCTAGTGATTATAAAATAAGAGATATTTCCCTCGCCGAGTTCGGAAGGAAAGAGATTCAGATAGCGGAACACGAAATGCCCGGTCTTATGGCCGTGAGGGAGAAGTACGCAGAATCCAAGCCCCTTGAAGGTGTGAGGATCATGGGCTCTCTTCATATGACGGTTCAGACCGCCGTTCTGATTGAAACCCTCACCGCTCTGGGTGCTGACGTGCGCTGGTGCAGCTGCAACATCTTCTCAACGCAGGATCATGCGGCGGCAGCTATTGCGGCGGCGGGAGTTCCCGTTTTCGCATGGAAGGGTGAAACGCTGGAGGAATACTGGTGGTGTACTGATCAGGCGCTGAAATTCCCCGGCGGCAAAGGTCCTGAGCTTATAGTTGATGACGGCGGAGACGCCACGCTCATGATTCATCTCGGATATAAGGGAGAGAAAGACCCCTCTCTTTTTGATAAACAGGTAAATACTGAAGACGAAAAGCAGCTTTTCGGTCTTCTTAAATCAATATATAAAGAGGATGCAACCCGCTGGGCGAAAACAGTTGCCGAGTGGAGAGGCGTTTCGGAAGAGACCACAACAGGTGTTCACAGGCTTTATCAGATGCTTGAGAAGGGCGAGCTGCTTGTTCCCGCAGTCAATGTCAATGACTCTGTCACGAAATCCAAATTCGACAACCTTTACGGCTGCCGAGAATCTCTCATAGACGGCATCAAGCGCGCAACAGATGTTATGATAGCAGGCAAGGTGGCTGTGGTATGCGGCTACGGCGATGTGGGCAAGGGCTCCGCTCAGTCCCTCAGAGGGCAGGGCGCGCGCGTAATCATTACAGAAATAGACCCCATATGCGCACTTCAGGCTGCTATGGAGGGTTATGAGGTCACAACGATTGAAGAAACCCTCGGCAGGGCGGACATATATGTCACCACGACAGGCAACAGAGACATTATCCGCATTGAACACATGGAGAAGATGAAGGATCAGGCGATAATATGCAATATCGGTCACTTCGACAATGAAATTCAGGTTGAAAAACTTGAAAACTACAAAGACATCAAGAAATTAAACATAAAACCTCAGGTAGATAAATACACTTTCCCTGACGGACATGAGATATTCCTTCTCGCTGAAGGCAGACTGGTTAACCTTGGCTGCGCAATGGGACATCCATCGTTTGTTATGTCAAACTCTTTTGCCAACCAGACTCTTGCCCAGTTGGATCTTTGGGAAAACAGGGATAAATACAAACCCGGCGTTTACATGCTGCCGAAAGTCCTTGACGAGGAAGTGGCGAGACTCCACCTTGAGAAGATCGGCGTCAGGCTCACCACTCTCACAAAAGAACAGGCTGACTACATAGGCGTGCCGATTGAGGGTCCGTATAAGCCGGATCACTACAGGTATTAA
- a CDS encoding lysophospholipid acyltransferase family protein, producing MIFIYSFFFWIYLALVTAVLVILGIPSVFFSKQPYKLMSRIWAKMLLLYLGIRVKTEGLEKLDKNTYYVFMGNHLSYADIFVLLHVFSDRLFLFMAKKELFKIPFFGFALKKIGMIPIEREDRKDGLKSLLSAAKKISEGYSVLLFPEGTRSSDGKLGSFKRGAFVLAGRTGNKIAPFIISGTSSAVPKHSFRVYPFKKVHLKFLEPMDSGGMKDRELLEHVRGVMLNELGQKDNFSSGE from the coding sequence GTGATTTTCATCTACAGCTTTTTTTTCTGGATATATCTTGCGCTGGTTACCGCAGTGCTTGTGATACTCGGCATCCCTTCGGTTTTTTTCTCAAAACAGCCTTACAAACTCATGAGCAGAATCTGGGCTAAGATGCTTCTTCTTTATCTGGGCATCAGGGTGAAGACGGAAGGTCTGGAAAAACTGGATAAAAATACTTATTATGTCTTCATGGGCAATCATTTAAGCTATGCGGACATATTTGTTCTCCTTCATGTTTTCTCAGACAGACTGTTTCTGTTCATGGCTAAAAAAGAGTTGTTTAAAATTCCCTTTTTCGGCTTTGCCCTCAAAAAGATAGGTATGATCCCCATCGAAAGGGAAGACAGGAAGGACGGACTGAAAAGCCTTCTCAGCGCTGCGAAAAAAATCAGTGAAGGCTATTCCGTGCTGCTGTTTCCTGAGGGCACACGCTCCTCAGACGGAAAACTGGGCAGCTTTAAGCGCGGCGCCTTTGTTCTCGCCGGAAGAACTGGGAACAAAATAGCGCCTTTTATCATAAGCGGGACTTCAAGCGCTGTTCCTAAACATAGTTTCAGGGTTTATCCGTTTAAAAAAGTACACTTGAAATTCCTTGAACCCATGGATTCCGGCGGTATGAAGGACAGAGAACTGCTTGAGCATGTGCGCGGAGTGATGCTGAATGAACTCGGTCAGAAGGATAATTTTAGCTCTGGGGAGTAA
- the folK gene encoding 2-amino-4-hydroxy-6-hydroxymethyldihydropteridine diphosphokinase codes for MNSVRRIILALGSNIGDRERNFADALKALSSLIIIDKVSSVYSTASLLRDGQADYYNICCSGCTGLSTDKLLTFIKKTEKELGREQSARWQSRLIDIDIIDFGGEIHESEGLAVPHKETANRSFVLYPLRDVDADYVHPVSGMSIDRLIAGLKDDLDIKKIGDLSWR; via the coding sequence ATGAACTCGGTCAGAAGGATAATTTTAGCTCTGGGGAGTAATATCGGCGACAGGGAGCGGAACTTTGCCGATGCCCTGAAAGCCCTGTCATCCCTTATCATAATAGATAAAGTATCTTCCGTTTACTCCACCGCATCCCTGCTCAGGGACGGACAGGCGGATTATTACAACATCTGCTGCTCCGGCTGCACCGGATTAAGCACAGACAAACTTCTCACTTTTATCAAAAAAACTGAAAAGGAACTGGGCAGAGAACAGTCCGCACGCTGGCAGAGCAGGCTCATTGATATAGACATTATAGATTTCGGCGGTGAAATCCACGAATCTGAAGGGCTTGCTGTACCCCACAAAGAAACGGCGAACAGAAGCTTTGTGCTTTATCCTCTGCGGGATGTGGACGCAGACTATGTTCATCCGGTAAGCGGTATGAGCATAGACAGGCTTATTGCTGGTTTAAAAGATGATCTGGATATAAAAAAAATCGGAGACTTATCATGGCGGTAA
- a CDS encoding AAA family ATPase encodes MAVITVSRQFGCGGEYVAEKVAEKLGFKLFHKELIKYIAILTDTDEEKVNRFDEEQHSNFRSFMSDYFDADLFSNVFKDEKINKVNDMIKNDETISFFDTYADQEPVFDSKRFSSMVELIIRNLATDTNCVIMGRGSQCILEDEPNCLHIRLVAPFDDRVKWLTDKEELEAAKAAEQIKAIEKHKKSYIKHYYKRDIDDVSLYHSVFNLSKTSNDNLADMIIACAKSFLKF; translated from the coding sequence ATGGCGGTAATTACTGTTTCAAGACAGTTCGGATGCGGCGGTGAGTATGTGGCTGAAAAAGTCGCGGAAAAACTTGGTTTCAAGCTATTTCATAAGGAGCTTATAAAATACATCGCAATCCTTACCGATACTGATGAGGAGAAAGTGAACAGGTTTGATGAGGAACAGCATTCAAATTTCCGCTCATTCATGTCTGACTATTTTGACGCAGACCTGTTCTCTAATGTTTTCAAAGATGAAAAGATAAATAAGGTCAATGATATGATCAAAAATGACGAAACCATATCATTTTTCGATACATATGCCGATCAGGAACCTGTTTTCGACAGCAAAAGGTTCAGTTCTATGGTGGAGCTTATCATCAGGAATCTTGCCACGGATACGAACTGCGTGATAATGGGGCGGGGCAGCCAGTGTATTCTTGAAGATGAGCCAAATTGTCTGCATATAAGGCTAGTTGCTCCCTTTGATGACCGTGTGAAATGGCTCACGGATAAGGAAGAGCTTGAAGCGGCGAAAGCAGCGGAGCAGATAAAAGCTATAGAGAAGCATAAAAAAAGTTATATAAAGCATTATTATAAAAGAGATATTGACGACGTGTCTCTTTATCATTCCGTCTTTAATCTCAGTAAAACCTCAAACGATAATCTCGCAGACATGATTATTGCCTGCGCAAAGTCATTTCTGAAGTTCTGA
- the hisS gene encoding histidine--tRNA ligase — MFSRVKGFRDIYGEEAVYWERIERIFKETFNTFNFREFILPVLERADVFHRGIGDTTDIVEKEMFAFKDRDDTMVALRPEGTASLVRAYVENKLYNPPSVKKYYYIGPMFRRERPQKGRFRQFYQAGVEVFGADGAAADAEVIYLLKTLADKTGIGDMVTMEINSIGCPECRPAYYGKLVGYFEAHQESLCEDCKRRLGKNPMRILDCKVETCQAITKGAPVMLDYLCGECETHFSDVKKYLTAFGVEYNINKMMVRGLDYYIRTAFEMVTNHLGSQNAVGGGGRYDGLIKLLGGPEVPGIGFALGIDRLVALAMQKDNVKDKGADVFIIAFKDISDIKCAELVKNFRERSIIAEIDYAFRAMKKQIKSADSSGARFTLILGDDEMNRGEVSVKNMETGEQTSVKLDAVADYIQNKL; from the coding sequence TTGTTCAGCAGGGTCAAAGGATTCAGAGACATATACGGCGAAGAGGCTGTATATTGGGAAAGAATAGAAAGAATTTTCAAGGAAACGTTTAATACATTCAATTTCAGGGAATTTATTCTCCCTGTACTTGAACGCGCTGATGTTTTCCACAGAGGCATAGGCGATACCACGGACATAGTCGAGAAGGAGATGTTCGCCTTCAAGGACAGGGACGATACAATGGTAGCTCTCCGTCCTGAAGGAACAGCGTCACTCGTGCGTGCCTATGTGGAGAACAAGCTCTACAACCCCCCCTCGGTTAAGAAATACTATTACATTGGTCCCATGTTCCGCAGGGAACGCCCTCAGAAAGGACGTTTCCGCCAGTTTTATCAGGCAGGCGTGGAGGTTTTCGGAGCGGATGGAGCGGCGGCGGACGCGGAAGTCATCTATCTTCTGAAAACCCTTGCCGATAAAACAGGCATAGGCGATATGGTGACGATGGAGATCAACTCTATCGGGTGTCCCGAATGCAGACCCGCGTATTACGGAAAGCTCGTTGGGTACTTTGAAGCTCATCAGGAAAGCCTTTGTGAGGACTGCAAGCGCAGGCTGGGCAAAAATCCTATGCGTATCCTTGACTGTAAGGTGGAGACTTGCCAAGCGATCACTAAGGGCGCTCCCGTGATGCTTGATTATCTTTGCGGGGAATGTGAAACTCATTTTTCAGATGTAAAAAAATACCTCACCGCCTTCGGTGTGGAGTATAATATAAATAAGATGATGGTTCGGGGGCTGGACTACTATATCCGCACAGCCTTTGAAATGGTTACAAACCATCTCGGCTCACAGAACGCCGTTGGCGGGGGCGGCAGGTATGACGGGCTTATAAAGCTCCTCGGCGGACCGGAAGTGCCGGGAATAGGCTTCGCCCTCGGCATAGACAGGCTTGTGGCGCTTGCCATGCAGAAGGATAATGTTAAAGACAAAGGGGCGGATGTTTTCATCATCGCCTTTAAAGATATTTCGGACATAAAGTGTGCGGAACTGGTAAAGAATTTCAGGGAAAGGTCGATTATAGCTGAGATTGATTACGCCTTCCGCGCCATGAAAAAACAGATTAAATCGGCTGATTCGTCAGGCGCACGCTTCACCCTCATACTGGGGGATGATGAAATGAACAGGGGCGAAGTTTCCGTAAAAAATATGGAAACAGGCGAACAGACCTCCGTTAAGCTTGACGCGGTTGCCGATTATATCCAAAATAAACTTTAA
- the aspS gene encoding aspartate--tRNA ligase translates to MVSNLGDWRRTHDCNALRASDIGKKVTLMGWVQRRRDHGGVIFVDLRDREGITQIVMSPELNKAVHEKAENLRSEFVIAIKGEVASRPDGSLNEKLPTGEVEVNVEELKILNTSIVPPFMLDEYSNVSEDVRLKYRYLDLRRPELKSNLITRHKLTKTMREFLYSKGFIDVETPFLTKSTPEGARDYLVPSRVNPGKCYALPQSPQMFKQLLMIAGFERYFQVVRCFRDEDLRADRQPEFTQLDIEMSFIDSNDLMNIMEELFITIFDKVMGIKLEKGFPTISYDEAMEKYGHDAPDTRFELYLKTINDTVKGCGFKVFNEAVEKNGCVKAVNAIGAGKTFSRKDIDDLTDFVVSLGAGGLAYIKVNEDGLQSPIVKFLGEDVAAAVVKEMNGKPGDIIFFGAGDKYTVNLYLSKLRLKVGAMLGLIDRDKHSFVWVLDFPLLEWDAENKRFAAMHHPFTSPLDEDVPLFDTDPGKMRAKAYDLVLNGSEIGGGSIRIHRSDVQEKMFSTLGLTEEERTYKFGFFIDALKYGTPPHGGIAFGVDRIATILTKSTSIRDVIAFPKTQKATCLMSDAPSFIDDKQLKELYMKFEIAENK, encoded by the coding sequence TTGGTTTCAAACCTTGGCGACTGGAGACGGACGCACGATTGTAATGCTCTCAGAGCGTCAGATATAGGAAAAAAGGTTACCCTCATGGGGTGGGTTCAGAGAAGAAGAGACCACGGCGGCGTTATATTCGTGGATCTCAGAGACAGAGAAGGCATAACTCAGATCGTTATGAGCCCTGAACTCAATAAAGCCGTTCATGAAAAAGCGGAGAACCTCAGAAGCGAGTTTGTTATAGCTATAAAGGGCGAAGTTGCGAGCAGACCCGACGGCTCCCTTAATGAAAAACTCCCCACAGGCGAAGTGGAAGTGAATGTTGAAGAGCTTAAGATACTCAACACATCCATTGTTCCGCCCTTCATGCTTGATGAATACAGCAACGTCAGCGAAGACGTAAGGCTGAAATACCGTTATCTCGACCTGAGAAGACCCGAACTGAAAAGCAACCTGATCACAAGACATAAATTGACCAAAACAATGAGAGAATTTCTTTACTCCAAAGGGTTTATAGACGTTGAAACGCCTTTTCTCACAAAAAGCACACCCGAAGGCGCCAGAGACTATCTTGTTCCCAGCAGGGTAAACCCCGGTAAATGCTACGCTTTGCCTCAGTCTCCCCAGATGTTTAAGCAGCTTCTTATGATTGCCGGCTTCGAGCGTTATTTTCAGGTTGTAAGATGCTTCCGTGACGAAGACCTCAGAGCGGACAGACAGCCCGAATTCACTCAGCTTGACATTGAAATGTCCTTTATAGACTCTAATGACCTCATGAACATAATGGAGGAGCTTTTCATAACCATTTTCGACAAGGTTATGGGTATTAAGCTTGAAAAAGGCTTTCCCACCATCAGCTATGACGAGGCTATGGAAAAATACGGTCACGACGCTCCCGACACACGTTTTGAGCTCTATCTCAAAACCATAAACGACACTGTCAAAGGATGCGGATTTAAAGTATTTAACGAAGCTGTAGAGAAAAACGGCTGCGTAAAAGCGGTTAACGCCATAGGCGCCGGCAAGACTTTCTCCAGAAAAGATATTGATGATCTTACCGACTTTGTAGTTTCACTCGGTGCCGGCGGTCTGGCTTATATAAAAGTCAACGAGGACGGACTTCAGTCTCCCATAGTCAAGTTTCTCGGAGAGGATGTCGCCGCCGCTGTAGTTAAAGAGATGAACGGCAAGCCCGGAGATATTATATTCTTCGGCGCCGGTGACAAATATACCGTTAACCTGTATCTCTCCAAGCTCAGGCTTAAAGTCGGCGCTATGCTCGGACTCATTGACAGGGATAAGCACTCCTTCGTGTGGGTTCTTGACTTCCCGCTGCTTGAGTGGGATGCGGAAAACAAACGCTTCGCCGCTATGCACCACCCGTTCACATCACCCCTTGACGAAGATGTGCCTCTGTTCGATACAGACCCGGGCAAAATGCGCGCGAAAGCCTATGACCTTGTTCTTAACGGTTCGGAGATCGGCGGCGGAAGCATCAGGATTCACAGAAGCGATGTTCAGGAGAAAATGTTCTCCACCCTTGGTCTCACCGAAGAGGAAAGAACATATAAGTTCGGCTTTTTCATTGATGCGCTTAAATACGGCACACCGCCCCACGGCGGTATCGCCTTCGGAGTGGACAGGATAGCCACTATCCTCACAAAATCCACATCTATCAGGGATGTTATAGCTTTCCCGAAAACCCAGAAAGCCACATGCCTCATGAGCGATGCTCCGAGTTTCATCGATGATAAACAGCTCAAAGAGCTTTACATGAAATTTGAGATTGCTGAGAACAAATAG
- a CDS encoding DUF4398 domain-containing protein, producing the protein MKTYRLLLLIVVLSAFALAGCSKPPVQELDQAKTAMQAAKDSGAEKCQLPEYLEAKAKLEAAQRKMDEAEKGGKKGELYESAKADLLSAIADFEKAKANADAYKATDAKVQAELAALKANIDRYKENGEKYDLPSYKAAVDKYSKAKELADKCKGEEALALIAQANDDLKNAEEEYAAAKAAEMAASQTEMKAESTAPASEKYTVIRGDNLWNISKAKYMNPFMWPIIYWANEAAIKDPDLIFPGQVFDIMKDVPAADKDKAEKFSRNRGPWSLFDGK; encoded by the coding sequence ATGAAGACCTACAGACTTCTGCTCCTGATTGTGGTGCTTTCTGCTTTCGCTCTTGCCGGATGCAGCAAACCGCCTGTTCAGGAACTCGATCAGGCCAAGACGGCCATGCAGGCAGCTAAGGACAGCGGTGCCGAGAAGTGCCAGCTTCCCGAGTATCTTGAAGCTAAAGCTAAGCTTGAAGCCGCTCAGAGAAAAATGGACGAAGCTGAGAAAGGCGGTAAAAAAGGCGAGCTTTACGAATCAGCAAAAGCAGATCTGCTTTCTGCAATAGCCGATTTTGAAAAAGCTAAAGCTAATGCCGATGCTTACAAAGCTACTGATGCGAAAGTTCAGGCTGAACTTGCCGCTCTCAAAGCGAATATCGACAGATATAAAGAGAACGGCGAAAAATATGACCTTCCGTCATATAAGGCTGCCGTTGATAAGTATAGCAAAGCTAAAGAACTTGCAGACAAATGCAAAGGCGAGGAAGCTCTCGCTCTCATAGCTCAGGCGAATGACGACCTTAAAAATGCTGAGGAAGAATACGCCGCTGCTAAAGCCGCAGAAATGGCTGCTTCTCAGACTGAGATGAAAGCCGAATCAACTGCGCCTGCTTCAGAGAAGTACACAGTTATAAGAGGCGACAACCTTTGGAACATTTCCAAAGCCAAGTACATGAACCCCTTTATGTGGCCGATTATATACTGGGCTAACGAAGCGGCAATCAAAGATCCCGACCTCATTTTCCCCGGTCAGGTATTTGACATCATGAAAGATGTTCCCGCCGCAGACAAGGACAAGGCTGAGAAATTCTCTCGCAACAGAGGACCTTGGTCACTCTTTGACGGCAAATAA
- a CDS encoding esterase/lipase family protein: MIKYLILSLISVTVLSCGGNGSGVTGEPEQSSELILGHANHVSNILFAHGYHDSNIAWDTYVDYIHDSYPDWKTYRTSVTYNESIEQRGGELAHYIASLDNVSDDSLIAVGHSMGGLDLRYVVTMGNSRQAFPDDEFYMAARKIHKVYTIASPHGGDMFGGLGGSYSPLDNGAISLGIEQMQQFNITHPYSSMSVDGRKISLLAFRFHCGDTRLSDGGGALEPSSDTDSDGTVAVQRQILFGAPFTQSVFHGRHTENFPNMCSTDIMETEHKLDILDGILTNKQYYTDVKDIVFYDGNNCTGEEKGAFSSRHKNGSVKCSSAGICENDSAKSVKLYAGLQADTAIALYDNADHHHLDDWTRIHVGEELEQDYCINTLEPENALLVEEFGNGITMTYHEMNGLDGKVSGLNVGTSSEQYDPYNIVFYDDYNCEGGIAGGFRSSESITRDCTDSPECRNDAAKSVLIYKGAKDTHVYVYNDPDGDTDQQWGRLVIGDTVTDNICINDLETSHNPDSETLGYEWHDNSGFCVINCGIAGNVSRIRVVPQ; encoded by the coding sequence GTGATAAAATACTTGATTTTAAGCCTGATCTCCGTGACGGTTCTTTCATGCGGCGGAAACGGAAGCGGTGTTACTGGGGAGCCTGAACAATCCTCTGAACTGATTTTAGGTCATGCGAACCATGTCTCCAATATTCTTTTTGCCCATGGTTACCATGACAGTAATATTGCATGGGATACATATGTTGATTATATCCATGATAGCTATCCGGACTGGAAGACTTATCGCACCAGTGTTACATACAATGAATCCATCGAACAAAGAGGCGGAGAACTGGCGCACTATATTGCATCACTGGATAATGTAAGTGATGACTCTCTGATTGCTGTCGGGCACAGCATGGGCGGACTGGATCTCCGCTATGTCGTGACAATGGGAAACAGCAGACAGGCATTCCCTGATGATGAGTTTTATATGGCTGCGCGAAAGATCCATAAGGTATACACAATAGCCTCGCCGCACGGGGGCGATATGTTCGGAGGATTGGGCGGAAGCTACAGCCCTCTTGATAACGGAGCAATAAGTCTCGGAATAGAGCAGATGCAGCAGTTCAATATAACGCATCCTTATTCTTCAATGTCTGTGGACGGCAGGAAAATTTCTTTGCTTGCTTTCAGATTCCATTGCGGCGATACAAGGCTTTCTGATGGGGGCGGAGCTTTGGAACCAAGCTCAGACACTGATTCGGACGGTACTGTAGCCGTACAGAGACAGATTTTATTCGGCGCTCCGTTCACTCAGTCTGTTTTTCACGGCAGGCATACGGAAAATTTTCCGAATATGTGTTCGACAGATATAATGGAAACTGAACACAAGCTTGATATTTTGGACGGTATTCTGACGAATAAACAGTATTATACTGATGTAAAAGATATAGTTTTTTATGACGGCAACAACTGTACAGGTGAAGAGAAAGGAGCATTCAGCAGCAGGCACAAAAACGGCAGTGTAAAATGCTCTTCCGCAGGTATTTGCGAAAATGATTCCGCAAAATCTGTAAAGCTTTATGCCGGTTTACAGGCTGATACTGCCATTGCCCTGTATGACAATGCTGACCATCACCATCTGGATGACTGGACAAGGATACATGTCGGCGAAGAGCTTGAGCAGGATTACTGTATAAACACCCTTGAGCCGGAGAATGCTCTTTTAGTCGAAGAGTTTGGAAACGGGATAACTATGACCTATCACGAAATGAACGGTCTGGACGGCAAAGTATCCGGTCTCAATGTGGGAACATCCTCAGAACAGTATGACCCGTATAATATTGTTTTTTATGATGATTATAACTGCGAAGGCGGAATCGCCGGAGGGTTCAGAAGCTCTGAAAGCATAACCAGAGACTGCACTGATTCCCCCGAATGCAGGAACGATGCTGCAAAATCCGTGCTGATTTACAAGGGAGCAAAAGATACCCATGTGTATGTTTACAATGATCCTGACGGAGACACTGACCAGCAGTGGGGCAGGCTTGTAATAGGTGATACCGTTACCGATAATATATGTATAAATGATTTGGAAACCTCCCATAATCCGGATTCCGAAACCCTCGGATATGAATGGCATGATAACTCAGGATTTTGTGTCATAAACTGCGGAATAGCCGGTAATGTTTCCAGAATCAGAGTAGTTCCCCAATAA
- a CDS encoding gamma carbonic anhydrase family protein — protein MIARLNKGTTKGKKVFIADNAVVIGDVTLGDDSSIWYNVVLRGDVERIEIGGCTNVQDGSVIHVTKDKYPTILKDCVTIGHSVTLHGCTIENNVLVGIGSIILDNSVIGENSIVAAGSLVPPNKTYEPGSLIMGSPAKAIKKLSDAEIQSIRDYADRYVMYKNVYLDRK, from the coding sequence ATGATTGCCAGACTCAATAAAGGCACAACAAAGGGTAAAAAAGTTTTTATAGCTGACAATGCGGTTGTTATAGGGGATGTCACGCTGGGGGATGATTCCAGCATATGGTACAATGTTGTTCTCAGGGGGGACGTGGAGAGGATCGAAATCGGCGGATGCACAAATGTGCAGGACGGAAGCGTAATCCATGTAACCAAGGACAAATATCCGACTATCCTCAAAGACTGCGTAACCATAGGGCACAGTGTAACCCTTCATGGATGCACAATTGAAAATAATGTGCTGGTGGGAATAGGCTCAATCATTCTCGATAACTCAGTGATAGGTGAAAACAGCATAGTAGCCGCCGGAAGTCTTGTCCCGCCTAACAAAACCTATGAACCCGGTTCACTCATAATGGGAAGCCCCGCGAAGGCAATCAAAAAGCTTTCGGATGCGGAGATTCAAAGTATACGAGATTACGCCGACAGATATGTGATGTATAAAAACGTTTATCTGGACAGAAAATAA